The Anabas testudineus chromosome 5, fAnaTes1.2, whole genome shotgun sequence region aacactctgcctcccattctacatttggaaactctaggaaccacaagtaaacctgcagtctgagaacagagagttctgctgggaaaatatggaactatgagttctttaagataagatggaacctgattattaagtgctttatgtgaggagaagtgttttaaattcaattctggattttacagggagccaatggagagaagctaacgtaggagaaatatgatctctcttactaattccagtctaaactgtgtctgcagcattttggattaactggaggctttttaaggagttattgggacatcctattaataatgatttttttttcttttatgtatgaagtgaaggagatatcctggtcaaagataactcagggatttcttacagtgttacttgaggccaaaaCTAAATAATCTAGgataagaatgtgattagacatagtgtctctgaggaCCAAACAAAGCAACCTCTGTTTTTCTgaatatagtaataataaattagagGACATCtcattttttatgtcttttaagaaTGTTTTAAGTTTGACTTTGCTGTATATTGCTACTATACTTTCTGAGCAAGATGCTAATCACAACTGAACATAACTCCCTGATTGACCAGAGCCTTCACTGAGGTTTTATCTCAGTGAGCTGGTTTTTCCATTATCTAATTTTTATGTAGGTTGTCTATACACTGGCAAAATCACAGTGACAAGTTGCGTTCTCTCTcaatatttcttttctctcattttttctttttgttagtAGTGCattggggcggcagtagctcaggtggtagagcagtcacctacgaaccccagggtgagtggtttgattcccggttcctcctggctacttgctgaggacaagacactgaaaccccgtagtagcgctgactcagtctggcagctgtccaacctaATTACAgggatgaataaagtatacattattattatgtgaacAGGATGTTCAACTGTGTCACATAACTGGTAAAATGTATCCTTGGCTCTAGCTTTCACATGCATTGTGGTAATATTAAGTAGCAATTCAGTATTAGAAGGTAAAAATAGGTGCAATGTGCATTTATAGTAGTTTTGATGTAATTCTAAGGGAGTCCGTTTGAGACAATCATATTACTAATTATAACAAAACATAACTAATTATTACCAGGCCTGACTTTTCTTAGGTCTCTTTAGGATTTGTTTTTCTAGTATTGCTTTGTAAATTCTTTAAATAACAGTTCAAAACTCCTTAAAAATTAATTGGGAGGTTAATAAGGGAGGTTAAGATCCATATCAGTTGTAAAgatgttacaaataaaaacattacagtcaCTGTCATGATGGCTATTGTGGATGAGTCGTAGCTGTTGTTGTAGAGAAGAGATATCTTTTCAGGTACTTCCTGAATGTTTTATCTCGTAGTCCATACACGACCGGACTAATGAGTCGAGGAAGGACTGAGATAAATATATTGATAGTGAAGCGAATGGCCACTCCATCTTTTGGGAAGAAGTATGTGAGGCCTTCTATtgtaaaattataaacataGTTGAGCATGCACAACATCAGCTGGAAGCCGTGGAGGACTGTGTTTCTTGCTTTCTTTgcgtctgcagcagctgccttcGCAGTAAAAAGAATGTTGAAGTATGTATAGAAAAGTGTGAACCACACAATGACTATGAATACAATTTTCTCTAAGGCATAAAACTGTGGAATTAGAAAATTCCATGGAAACGTATAGGTGTAAAGTATAAGTAGGTGTGATCAGTAGACATCACATTTACGAGGTGGATGTACATGATGTAGCGAGGTCCTTGTTATACTTATGTTTACATACAAATTAGATTTCTACGAATGGACAAGATTCAGGCCTTGGGTTTTGTTAATGAGTAGAGACCACTGACATAGTTGATGTAGGTGCAGAGAACCACAGTGATCACATTCTTGAGTAtaattgtttttacagtgtCCTGATAGACAGGTGTTGTGAAATTGCTGTCTTGTGTATTTAGGGAACTCAATGAAGCACTTACATTTATTCCATTTTCATAACTCTTGAGCTTTTACACATTAAGTTACAAAAGAAACATCTGTTTATTAAGGTGAAAGTTGCACTCTGTGTGAACATCACTGCTGAGAATGTGCAGGGCAATCACCAGCCTGTTGTAGagaataagcaaaaaaaaaacaaaactaaatcataGACAAACTGTTTATGACCAGTATTTGATACATCTCTtctggaaaacacacatacagtaagtttCTGACCAATTTTTATAGCTGTTAACTGTAAATGACAGATTAAGTGTTTGTAAGGTGTGGGTATATACTACAGTAGTTACTTGATTATGACAGATCTATTAATGAACTTTTCAAAATACCATTTCACTTGGATAAAactaaaattagaataaaactggaaaacattacattaatttgACAGATGCATTCGTACACATACAAAGTGAATCACTACATTTGCTGTCTTTATGCCTTAGCTGTTCTTTTTTGTGATTGAGTTTTAGTATTTCTCGTACAGCACATATATCTTTTCAGGTACTTCATCAGCATTTTGTCTCGTAGCCCATAAATGAGGGGACTGATGAGTCGAGGCAGGATCTGAATAAATATTGCAACAGCGAAGCGAATGGCGAGAACATCTTTTGGGAAGAAGTATGTAAGACCTGCTagtacaatattaaaaacataattgagCATGCACAATAGCAGCTGGAAGCCGTGGAGCAAGACTGTGTTTCTTGCTTTCTTTgcgtctgcagcagctgccttcGCAGTAAAAAGAATCCTGAAGTATGTATAGAAAAGTGTGAACCACACAATGACCAAAAACACTGTGTTGGACACATCTCTCTTCACTGTGAGATAGGGTgctctgaaaacattttctctaaGGCAAAACACTCTGGAATTAAAAAATTCTATAGATTCTGTGGTCAAAGTGACAAATAAATCTGGAATTATTGAAAGTGCACCTAGTGCCCATATCAGTCCAATCACAACATACGTTTTCTTGACTGTACAGATCTGAGTATGACGGAGAGGAAAACAGATGGCGATGTAACACTCTACTGCCATAATGGCCAGTGTTAGGGGATTATTTAGATTGACAAATATAGCCACCATTTGCAAAACTATGCATAAGGAGACGTCAAGAGTGAACATAATATAACTGAGGACTTGAAGTAGGGTGAACATGATCAGCAGGATCATATCATTGATCACTAGATGAATGTACAGGATGTAGCGAGGGTTCGAATTGAACACCTGTAGTAAAGAGAAAAAGCAGTTGAAATAGTCTATTTAATATATAAGATTAAATTACAACTTACACTTTCTTGCTTATtactaaaatgacaaaatgtttgcacttcttttattacttttgtgcattttgtgcaTGAAACTCGATTTGTGGAAATAAGTAAGCGACAAACCTGATGATTTC contains the following coding sequences:
- the LOC113153535 gene encoding odorant receptor 131-2-like, producing MSCFQIAGLKEPVFQLMNLLNTSVNFTTPVYRDTLQTAALKNVITVVLCISINYVNGTLVHTIRNHQVFNSNPRYILYIHLVINDMILLIMFTLLQVLSYIMFTLDVSLCIVLQMVAIFVNLNNPLTLAIMAVECYIAICFPLRHTQICTVKKTYVVIGLIWALGALSIIPDLFVTLTTESIEFFNSRVFCLRENVFRAPYLTVKRDVSNTVFLVIVWFTLFYTYFRILFTAKAAAADAKKARNTVLLHGFQLLLCMLNYVFNIVLAGLTYFFPKDVLAIRFAVAIFIQILPRLISPLIYGLRDKMLMKYLKRYMCCTRNTKTQSQKRTAKA